Proteins encoded together in one Salmo trutta chromosome 3, fSalTru1.1, whole genome shotgun sequence window:
- the LOC115163706 gene encoding protocadherin alpha-13-like, with protein MGDGRQRRRWEYWWVVLRFSLLLCFGEKVSAQIRYSIPEEVKEGSVVGNVAKDLGLDVSTLVERRFRIVSGSKDALFQVNQNNGVLYVHKTIDREGICNGKVACAIDLKIVVENPLEVHYVGLEITDINDHSPSFSEKYLHIEIAENKPPGARFELQPARDFDSGINSIRSYKLNQNEHFDLELRDSGEGDTIPFLILQKALDREQKTKHSLLLTALDGGNPPRSGTLNITVTVLDANDNQPVCSQDVYSVTLQENANIGRFVVRINATDADHGSNGVVEYTLGRNLKRRVHDIFQLDSITGEMKVKGPVDFEENEMYSLNVQASDKGQPPMTTDCRVIVKIQDVNDNRPQIEVTSLSNTVSEDSKPGTVISLISVTDQDSGINGKVISSITDNVPFELKPSYKDNGFSIVTKGRLDRELVSYYDVTITATDCGQPPLSTFKTLSVQISDVNDNSPEFSQNPFELYLVENNAPGASIFSVSATDKDLNENAAISYHIVRGEGTQSDMASFLNLNSDNGHISALKSFDFEILKTFQFQVVATDSGTPSLSTNVTVNVFILDQNDNAPVILYPVSTNGSAEGVEEIPRNVNAGHLVTKVRAYDADIGYNGWLLFSLQEVTDHSLFALDRYTGQIRTLRSFTETDEAEHKLVILVKDNGNVSLSATATVIIKVVEPKEAFAVSDVKSSVKDEEENSVTFYLIITLGSVSTLFLISIVVLIVMQCSKPTDYSSKYLQDTNNDGTLCHSIQYRSGDKRYMLVGPRMSIGSTIVPGSNGNTLVIPEHRRRTSGEVRTVSKH; from the coding sequence ATGGGAGATGGAAGACAAAGGCGCAGATGGGAGTACTGGTGGGTTGTTCTGCGTTTCTCTCTGCTGTTGTGCTTCGGAGAGAAGGTTTCAGCACAGATAAGGTACTCTATTCCAGAGGAGGTGAAAGAGGGATCCGTTGTTGGAAATGTTGCTAAGGATTTGGGTCTTGACGTCAGTACTTTGGTGGAGAGACGGTTTCGTATCGTTTCTGGATCTAAGGACGCTCTTTTCCAGGTAAATCAGAACAATGGCGTCTTGTATGTTCACAAGACTATCGACAGAGAGGGGATTTGTAACGGCAAGGTAGCTTGCGCGATAGACCTGAAAATCGTCGTTGAAAACCCGCTTGAAGTCCACTATGTAGGTTTAGAGATAACGGACATAAATGACCACTCGCCAAGTTTCTCTGAGAAATATCTACACATAGAGATAGCTGAAAATAAACCCCCAGGAGCTCGATTTGAACTCCAGCCTGCGCGTGATTTCGACTCTGGAATTAATTCTATACGTTCCTATAAGTTAAATCAAAatgaacatttcgatttagaacTGAGAGATAGTGGGGAAGGGGATACAATCCCGTTTTTAATTTTGCAGAAAGCCTTGGACAGGGAACAGAAGACCAAACATTCATTACTATTGACAGCATTGGATGGGGGGAATCCACCTAGATCAGGTACTCTGAACATAACTGTCACAGTCCTTGACGCAAATGATAATCAGCCTGTATGTAGTCAGGACGTCTATTCCGTTACATTACAAGAAAATGCTAATATCGGCAGGTTTGTAGTTAGAATTAATGCAACCGATGCAGACCATGGGTCAAATGGCGTGGTGGAATATACTCTCGGTAGAAATTTAAAGCGGAGAGTACATGATATTTTCCAATTGGATAGCATTACTGGGGAAATGAAAGTGAAAGGCCCGGTAGATTTTGAAGAAAATGAGATGTACAGTCTAAATGTACAGGCTTCTGATAAGGGCCAGCCTCCAATGACAACTGATTGCAGAGTTATTGTAAAGATACAAGACGTGAACGACAACAGACCACAAATAGAGGTTACCTCACTCTCTAATACGGTTTCTGAAGATTCTAAACCTGGAACTGTTATATCTCTCATCAGTGTGACAGATCAAGACTCTGGTATTAACGGAAAAGTTATTTCCAGTATAACAGACAACGTGCCATTTGAATTAAAACCCTCATATAAGGATAACGGGTTTTCTATCGTCACAAAGGGACGTTTAGATCGAGAACTCGTGTCCTATTATGACGTCACAATAACAGCCACTGACTGTGGTCAGCCTCCTCTGTCCACATTCAAAACTCTGAGCGTCCAGATATCAGATGTGAACGACAACAGTCCAGAATTCTCCCAAAACCCCTTTGAGCTGTACTTAGTGGAAAATAACGCCCCGGGTGCTTCCATATTCTCTGTAAGCGCCACTGATAAAGACTTGAATGAAAATGCTGCGATTTCATATCACATAGTTAGAGGAGAAGGGACGCAGAGTGATATGGCATCTTTTCTGAATTTAAATTCTGATAATGGTCATATTTCCGCGCTGAAAAGCTTTGACTTCGAAATCCTCAAAACTTTCCAATTCCAAGTTGTAGCTACAGACTCTGGAACTCCGTCACTAAGCACCAACGTCACAGTGAACGTGTTCATTCTGGATCAGAACGACAACGCTCCAGTGATCTTGTATCCAGTCAGCACTAACGGTTCCGCTGAAGGTGTGGAGGAGATTCCCCGCAATGTGAACGCAGGTCATTTGGTGACTAAAGTGAGAGCCTATGACGCTGATATAGGATATAACGGCTGGTTATTATTTTCACTGCAGGAAGTTACTGACCACAGTCTCTTTGCTTTGGACCGCTATACAGGACAGATAAGGACACTTcggtcattcacagagacagacgAGGCTGAGCATAAACTGGTCATACTGGTAAAAGACAATGGGAACGTTTCACTGTCAGCAACAGCTACTGTTATTATCAAGGTTGTGGAACCCAAAGAGGCTTTTGCAGTTTCTGATGTTAAAAGTTCAGTAAAAGACGAGGAGGAGAACAGcgttacattttatttgatcattACTTTGGGGTCAGTTTCAACGCTTTTTCTCATCAGCATCGTCGTGTTGATTGTAATGCAGTGCTCCAAACCCACAGACTATTCCTCCAAGTATTTACAAGATACGAATAACGACGGGACACTGTGCCACAGCATCCAGTACAGATCCGGAGACAAACGGTACATGTTAGTTGGACCCAGAATGAGTATAGGTTCTACTATAGTCCCGGGCAGCAATGGAAATACTCTAGTGATACCTGAACACAGGAGGAGAACTTCTGGAGAGGTAAGAACTGTTTCTAAGCATTAA